The stretch of DNA TGCCATCTAAGTTCAGAGTACTAGGTGCTCTAGGACCCTACCCTGCGAGGCAGTGggtctcaaagtgtggtccccagataAATAGCATCAGCAATCATTTAAGAATTTGTTGAAATTCAAATCCTAGAGCTCCACCCCAGACCCGCTGAATCTCTGGGGCTGTAGCCCTGCagtctgttttaacaagccctctagGTGACGCTGATAGAGGCAAACTTTTGAGACTCAGCTCTGGCTGTAGGAGAACTAAAGGATTCTGCTGTGAGGTAATAGAAAAGGAGTAAATTTGAATGTGATGAATATGCTTAACTTCCTAAGCAAGAAAAATGAACGCTGTTTATAGTTACAACTGACAGGGGAAAAAAACTTGAGAGTTACAGGTAGACTTTAGATTTCGTAATACTtatttttatgcaaaaaaaatttaatcaaccaattttttttctagctggGATCTAGCAATTGGGAGGCAGCAGACTTGGGtaatgaagagagaaaacaaaagttcTTGAGACTTATGGGTGCAGGAAAGGTAAGCATCAGATGGTGTGCATTTTTAccttttctgtgaaaatattgccatttttatgtATGCTAAGTAAGAAGGACTGAATATACTTGGATTCCATTTTCCTGTTCTGTGTGATTTCTTTTGGCTTTGGGAAATACATGTGGCCTAACCAAgcacataaaatttatattatttttgagcCACTTCTAGGATTCTCTGTCCGTATAGTTTGAAGACTGTACAGAGAAAAATTTGGTTCAAGGAGGCTGTATAGGAGAAAAGAGATGTCAAAGTTTATGATTTGCCATATGTTGGCCCAGTGGTTTGATAGAATATATTTCTTCTGGGTAGGTTATCTTGTGGGAACCTCTGGCCAAAGTGAAAAGGCTGTCATATTTTATAGCTCCCTCCAGCCCTTGAAGTAGTAACCAGAGGAATATCCTTTAtcaaaaacttaattttaagACTACACTTTCAGAGATTATTTCTATAGTTTGTTACTAGatagagaagtttctctgaatgtgtAGAACACCAGGGGGAAAGaaaaccttaattttaaaaatgttcaagataCTTTGAAATGCCTGTCAGTTTGGTTAACGTTAATAGAaggtacagttgacccttgagcaaTGTGGGGGTTAGGGGTGCTGGTTCTGCAGGCAGTCAGAAGtttgcatataacttttgactccccaacaacttaactactaatagcctactgttgactggaagtcttactgataacataattatcagttaacacatattttgggtgttaaatgtattatatcctgtattcttacaataaagaaaaggaaatgttatcaagaaaattataaggaagagaaaataattgacTCTTCATTAATtggaagtggattatcataaaggtcttcatcttcatAGTTTTCATGTTGAGTGGGCTGAAAAGGAGGGATTGTCTTACTGTCTgggagtggcagaggcagaagtaTATTCAAGTATAAGTGGATCCACACAGTTTAATCCTGTGTTCAGGGTCAACTATATAAAACAAGTGCCAGGAAAATATCTATTGTAAAAACCTTTCTTTATCCTAGCAGTTTATACAGGGATCTCTAGATACTTAGTTTTTGTAAGcaagtaaatttattttcctaacatTGTCCTAACAGACTTCCTACAAactaaattgaaaagaaataggaaagctttttttctctttttttaagcacattaaaatgaaattctgcTCTTTGTTTTGTTATGCACATGggaatacattcattcattttcccaaCAATTACAGACTACCTACTACTGTGCTGGATCCTGGGTGGTCATATAGATCAATAATACATGTTTGAAGCTATTATGTAATGGAGGAAACCAGATAATAGCAATACAGAATTGTAATTGCTGTGAGAAAGCCATGCACATAGTGCTGTGGAATCACAGAGGGCAGCTAACTCTGGTTTAGCAGTGCAAGAAAGCTTCCCCAAAATAGAATTGATCTGAATCTCAAAGGATGAGAAGGAGTTAGCCAGACTACAACAGTAGGTTTGGGGATAGGAAGAGGTCATGTAAAACACTGAGACCTATTTAAATAAAGCATTTGTATAATATCTCATTAATCGAGATTTCCCAATTTGTAATTTGTCATAGAAAATAGTCTGCAATTTCTCTTGTTTCATGCAAATATattaagtcctcacttaacatcccTTGTGGTTCTTGGAAACTAACCTTTGGCAAACTGACAATAAAGTTGTTTCACTGTAACACTGATAAGGAGgaaaattgttttcattatagGTTGTTTCAACTAAAATCAGTTAAAATCgaagtttccaagaacctatcattGAAAATTAAGTGAGGACTTAAAAGATTTGTTAAGGATATGTAAGGTAAGTGTTAGTTTAGGGGCCATATTCAACTTAGTAGAATGAAACTTATTCAAGTACTTAGGAAGAACAtcctaatataaaatatatggaagTTGACTAACTAGTAAATAGGTTGTTCAGCATAgattaaattctcttttttttgttgttgttgttttgagacagtctcactgcaacctctgcctcccgggttcaagcagttctctgcctcagcctcccaagtagctgggattacaggcacctgccaccatgactggctaatttttgtatttttagtagagtcagggctTCACcgtttgaactcctgacctcgtgatccaccctcctttgcctcccaaagtgctgggattacaggcatgagccactgcgcctggcccatagaTTAAATTCTTTGTGAGGCCAAGATTGTAGCTTTGATCTTCATATGGGGTGTTTAGAGGTATTCCATTTTGTGGCCACAAAGTATATTTGTAATCCTAGCCGGCtatcatgaatattttattgGTCACAGGAAGAACCAGCTAAGAACATATGAATAGATCAGTGCAATACTGTCATCATCCTGGAATAACTTGATGCTGTTATATTAAAATCTTGTTAATGGCTGTCAGTTTTGCAACCTAAACTAGTAACACACTGaattattgatttgcttatgtgtTAATGGCACATAAAGCAATGAGCATTAACACTTGAAGTTTTTCGGTAGTATCATTTTTGTGTATGGAGACTGTATCTGCCATTTTTTCACAATAGGAAGGTTTGTTACTGTATCTTCACAGATGATTGGTTAAGATTGCTTTCCAAAGTCACATTTATTCTCACCTTCACATGGTGTTTTAATGAGCACTTATGAAACTAAATATGAACCATAAAGAGTGGATTGGACTGATTAAATTGAGAGTAATTATGCAGTTTAATCAGTTGGTAATATTGaatcatatgtatttttatgtttagagtacaggattgttttaaattgttctttttgACAAGTTGAGATTAGTAGTTTATTGTCAAATAGTAAAGAGATAGCTAATGATTGTGATATACTGTAATAAGATCTATCACTTTATATGATACATTATAAgtttcaattatttcatttttgtcagGCTAAATCTCATTTGCTTTCTCTCCATGAGATATACTTGAGGCAGCAGAAAGAGCAGGTGGGAAGTTAAAGCAACTCATTTAACTGGCctttaggaaagaaaatgtttagatTGACTCAATTTTCTAGTTATCTAttcatcttatttaaaattccaaCCTGCTCTACTCCTTACTCaggtctgttttgttttaatcacaCTTAGTACTTTCTAACATAGTATAAATAGTGATTACGTTTGCCTGTCTCCCTTCCCCATTCCTACCCTTGCTAGAATGTAAGGTCCTTAAAGGCAGAGATTCTAATTTAATCTTTTGTCTTCACTGTGTCCCAGAAGCCTAGAATAGTTTTCAGCACATAGTAGATACCCAATAAGGTTAAATTAGTGGTCTCAAATGCTAATACATTTTCAACCTTCTTATAGAAAGAACATACTGGTCGTCTTGTTATAGGAGATCACAAATCAACATCTCACTTCCGAACCGGTAAGAAAGTAAAGTGTAATTAAAATGGAAGTGCTAAATTCAGAATATGAAGTATGTGTTCATGTTTCAGGATATTCTACTTTGGCATGTAATTgtgtaaattattaaaatattataattagagctgggtgcagtggcttaatgcctgtaatcccggttatTTGGGAGgttaaagtgggaggatcacttaagcccaggagtttgaggctgcaatgaagctatgattgcaccactgcattccagcctgggctacagagcaagacctcatctcttaaatttaaaaaaaaaaaggagagaaaaaaatgctgggcaccttggcttatgcttgtaatcccagcattttgggaggctgaggtgggccgatcacttgaggcaaatcaccagcctggtcaacatggcaaaaccgtgtctctactaaaaaaaaaaaaaaaaaaaaaattagcctggtgtggtggctcacacctgtaatcccagctgcttgggaggctgaggcacgataattgcctgaaccagagaggcggaggttgcagtgagccaagatagcaccattgcactccagcctgagtgacagagtgcaactctgtctccaaaaaaaaaaattagaaatgtataATAGGTAAACAtgttacatatataaagtatCAATTATCatgtactttgatttttaaaagatgagagaGTATATGTCATTATGATATTCTAACCAAGAAACTAACCTTTTTCTGTCTCCATTTTTACTGATTcagaacatatattttaattgtagTGAGGTTTTATGCCTCAACTTGTTAACTCTGGTATGTACAgaatttttgttctttgtatattAGCATATAATGTCATAGTTGGCATTTGGTTTTGTGTATTcactaaattttgttttaaaatctttgaagAATATAAACTAGTTGCAGGGCCTAAagaaataagcttttaaaataattttagggaagaacatttttaaataaaaactgaaaatgaatttGGGTATTTGGTGTGCTGAAAAGTGAAATTTTTGCCTATTTAAAACTGACCCTAATCTTGGACATTAGTAATAAAAGGCACATATTAATAAAAGACACATTGACCTAGATTATGTTTAACAaaactttaagttatttaaattatgCTAACACAGCATATGTAGCACATTTTAGAAATTCatagatcttttatttttctagtgttAAACAATTACTTCAAATTGATTTGTATTGCTACATAAGGCAAAAAACAATTCCTGAACTTtgcagaatggaaaaatatttcaactgCCACATTTACTCTTTTAAAACTGAGAGCTTTAAAGCAGGAGCTCCCAATCCCCGGTACCCATCCCTGGCCTGTTAGAAACTGGAccacatagcaggaggtgagtggcacgCAAGCCAGAGAAGCTTTATcagtatttacagctgctcccaaTGGCTTGTATGGCCACCTGAGCTCCGCATCCTATCAGATCATTGGcagcattaaattctcataggagcatgaaccctattgtgaactgtgcaagccagggatctaggttgtgcctccttatgagaatctaatgcctgatgatctgaattGGAGCTGAGGTGGTAATGGGGAGTGGCTGCAAAAACAGATTAACATTAGCAGAGAGGCTTGACTGCACAGAGACCGTAATCAATCAACTGCTTGCAGACTCATATCAAAACCCTCTCAGTGAGTGGCAAGTAACAAGCTGCATCTAGTGGCAGGTTTTAAGTCAGAATCTGACATTTAATCTGCATGTGGCCTGCCCATTACTTATTTACCACTTCCATCCATGTCTCTTTCCTGCACTGTGCATTTGTCTCAGTCACAGTTTTGGTAAGCCCACAAGCTAACCCTAGCCAAAATGAGTAAAAAAACAAACGTCCTTGGAGAGCTTCTTTGAAAAGGGGGAAAGACCCAATGATGAGACAGCAGAAGACTCTAATACTGCCAACAAAGAGAAAGtggcatttaaaagaaaatatcaagagTCCTACTTAAATTGTAGGTTCATTGCAATAGGTGATTCACATTCTCCAAACCTGCTTTGTCTAATATGTGATGACCAGCTATCCAGAAAAGCCATGAAACCTTTAAAAGTGCTTCACCACATGGAGACCAAACACCCTGCATTAAAAGACAAGCCTTTggagtttttcaaaagaaaaaatcgTGAACGCAAAGAACAGAAGTAATTATTGAAGGCCACCACTTCATCAAATGTGTCTGCAGTGAGAGCATCATTCTTAGTGGCTAATCACATTGCTAAAGCTAAGAAGGCCTTTACTACTGGTGAAGAGTTGATCCTGCCTGCTGCTAAGGACATCTGTTGTGAACTCTTAGGAGAGCCTGCAGTTCAAAAGGTGGCACATGTTCCTCTTCTGGCTAGCACCATAGCTAGATGAATTAATAGAGGATATGAGGCACAGTTGTTAGAATTAATGAGTCACTGTGGTACCCAATCCAGGTTAATGAGTCTACCAGTGTTGACAGCAAGGCAACAATGCTTGTTTTTGTGTGATACATTTTTCAGGAGGATGTGCATGAGGATATATTATGTGCACTTTTGCTTTCAACCAACACCACAGCTGCAGAACTATTCAAGTCTTTAAATACATATCAGGAAAACTGAATTGGTCATTTTGTATCGATATATGCAGGGATGGAGCAGCTGCCATGACTGGACGGCTTTCTGTTTTCACTACTCAGGTCAAAGAGCTTGCTTCTGAATGTGAGTCTGTGTACTGTGTCATCTGTAGAGATGCTGGCTAGTTGGAAAATGCCACCTGAACTTACCATTTTGTAGGATGTGCTTAAAATTTTCAACCACATTAAAGTACATGCCCTTAATTCACATCTGTTCATGTAGCTCTGTGAGAAGATAGACACAGAGCACACGTCTTCTCTTATACACAGAAGAGAGACGGCTTCCTAAAGGTAGATCACTGGCCACTGTTTTTCAGTTACAATAGCTGCTCCAGagatttcattttagaaaaagtcACCACTGGCAGCACATTTCGTTGACACAGAATTGGGTCACAAAATTGCttacttggccaggcatggtgggtcacgcctgtaattacagcacttttgggaggccaaggcaggcagatcactcaaggccaggagtttgagaccagtctggccaaaggggagaaacctcgtctttactaaaaaatacaaaaattagctaggcatggtggcacatgcctataatcccggctactcgggaggctgaggcacgagaatcacttgagcctggaaggcagaggttgcaatgagccgagatcatgccactgcactccagcctgggcaagagagcgagactccctcgaaaaaaaaaaaaaaacttgcttacTTGTGTGACATATTCAATCTGTCACCTCAGGGGAGAACAAAACTGTGTTCAAGTTGGCAGATAGagtggctgcattcaaagccagaCTAGTATTATGGGGGCCACAAGTGAACATTGGGATTTTTTGACATGTTTCAAACATTAGCAGAGATTTTAAAAGAGACTGAGCCAGGACCTTTTTTCTCCCAGCTGGCACATGATCACCTATCTCAGCCTTCAAAGAGTTTGAGTATTATTTTCCAGCCACGAAAGAGCCCCGAACTGGGAAGGAATGGATTCACAACCCATTTGTGAATAAGCCAGGTGAATCGACTTTGTTCATGCTAGAAGAGGATCAGCTGCTTAAGATCACAAATGATGTTGCCCTTAAAAGTATGTTTGAGACAACTTCACATCTCCATACATTCTGGATTAAAGACAAAGTGGAACATCCTGAGATTGCCACGAAAGCACTGGAAAGCCTGCTTCCATTTCCAACCTCCTGTCTTTGTGAAACAGGGTTTTCTGTAGTGACAGCAGCCAAACAAGATTACAGAGTAGACTGGACATAAGCAACACACTTAgggtgtcactgtctcccatcacccctagatgggaccgtctagttgcagggaaaacaagctcagggctcccactgcttctacattatggtgagttgtacaattatttcattatatattacgaTGTGATAataataaagtacacaataaatgtaatacacttGAATCATCTcaaaaccaccaccacccccctccatggaaaaattgttttccacaaaaccggtgcctggtgccaaaaaggttggaaaCTGCtgctttaaacttttaagttGCTCTGATAAACTTGATAAGCAAAGAAAGGCATAAAGAAGAGTCAGTACATGACCATTTTATTTAGCCATTTGCTGAACAGAAGTGCCTAgcttttttcactgtttttgttCAAAGATAGATAATTCTGTTTGTTAGAGAGTTTTTATTAGGTgactagaaaaaaatctttcaggaTAACATCTACTTATTATAAGTAAGCTAAAACATTTAATACCCAAAGTGcttagtaataaatatttatgctaTCTCAACATcaggcattttattttctattaggtAACCACCTATGGCATAAATTCTCAAAAGTCATAGTAAAATTAGTCACAATTAGATAAATCAGCCCTGAGTATAATAGCATCTGTATTATGGGTTTTTGTGTAAATTATTAATTTGACTGAAACATAACTAAAGTATCCTGGACATGCAggggaagaagacaagaaaattaatgaagaacTGGAGTCTCAATATCAGCAAAGTATGGACAGTAAATTATCAGGAAGATATCGGCGACATTGTGGACTTGGCTTCAGTGAGGTAGTAATTAACTTATTTTCATTGGGAAGATAATTAGTTTTCAATTTGGTACCATTTATTGCTGTTAGATTACCCTAGCAATCAAGAATCCCATGTAGAAAGCTTTCTGTATGtagttatcttaaaaataattttgtatatgcCCTACTGGTCTTGTAGATAATCAGGAGAGATGTTTCTAAGGATTTTGtgtggggttgttttttcctttttttttgagatgcagtctcactgtcaccaggctggagtgcagtggtgtgatgtcttccacctcgcgggttcaagtgattcttctgcctcagcctcctgagtagctgggattacaggcgcctgccatcacgcccagccaatttttgtagagatggggtttcaccatgtaaccaggctggcctcaaactcctgacctcaggtgatcccacccaccttgggctcccaaagtgctggtattacaggtgtgagccaccatacccggccttttatttttcttttggagacagtctctctctgttgccccaggctggggtgcagtggctccatctcagctcactgcaacttccacctcccgggttcaagcaattctgcctcagcctcccgagtagctgggattacaggtgcatgccgccacaccaggctaattttttgtatttcaggagagatagggtttcaccatgttgcccaggctggccttgaactactgagctcaggcaatccgcccacctcagcctcccaaagtgctaggattacaggcttgaaccaccatgtccagcctcacCTGGCCTGTTTCTAAGGATTTTAAAGTGTGTTTTCTGAAAGTGAAAATTCTGCTTAATCATTAGAGTAcctttctttcccccttttttgagacaggttctcactctgtcacccaggctggagtatagtggcacagtctcactgccaccttagcctcctgaggacCTGGGAtataggcctgcaccaccatgcctagctaatttttgtattttttgtagagacggagttttgctatgttgcccaggctggtctcaaaactcctgggttcaagcgatctttccgccttccaaagtgctggaactacaggtgtgagccaccatgtccggccaggGCACATTTTTAATAGGCGTGAACAACAACATGCTCACaagttaagtaaaatatttcatttaggtttaaaataatggtttaggagagcttttttatttttttttcagttgtttccTAAGTGATCTCTTTTTATATTATGAATTTATGTGTGACTACTGTTTACTCCAAAGTAATACAATGTGCAAAACATTGATAACTGATTTCTACATAAAGGTCAGTGGTTAACATgccttattaatttaaaaaattgtttctttcagGAAAATATAATACCATGGTTTTCAAACTAGGGGAGGGGAGATAGGTGTGTGATCTTCAGAGCACCTcccctcttgttttcttttgtcttttaagaaatggagtcttgctctgtcacacaggctggaatgtagtggcatgatcatagctcgctacagccttgaactcctaggctcaagcaatcctcccacctcagcctcccgagtagctagaactacaggcatgcaccaccatgcctggctaatttttttcttttttctttttttttttttagtttctctctctctctctcccttttttttttttttttttttttttttttttttttttttaagagacagggtctcactatgttgcccaggctggtctcaaactttgggcctcaagcaatccccctgcctctcagcctcttgagtagctggaatcccagccacaggtatgagccactgggcccagccagacAGAGCTCTTTCTTAAAATTCTACTCAAGTCTTAAAGCTGTTGTTCTAATGGCTACAAAGTAGAGTGTTTCTAAGACCGACAGAACTTACGGTCTTTCTCAGATTTTGTATGggctaatgtttatttttaaaagagcctGTTGATTGATGTTTTAGGTAGAAGACCATGATGGAGAAGGTGATGTGGctggagatgatgatgatgacgatgatgattcACCTGATCCTGAAAGTCCAGATGATTCTGAAAGCGATTCAGAGTCAGAGAAAGAAGAATCTGCTGAAGAACTCCAAGCTGCTGAGCACCCTGATGAAGTGGAGgatcccaaaaacaaaaaagatgcaaaaagcaattataaaatgATGTTTGTTAAATCCAGTGGTTCATAACTCCCAAACGCTTAGTCTTTGTATTAAAAGTAAGCCTTATTGTTACAATGCACAGTGGAGGACTGCTTATAGAGCACAGAcctttgtattataatttttaaaaaggcccttttaaataattacaaagagTGTTTGCTTTCAAATGCCATGGGTTACACTTTTATGGGCATGACTATAACCATTTTTGTAAAGAGTAAGAGttgtataaaataagaaataaatacagtACTCAACTTCCTTTCATATTAGCATCATCAACCCTCTAATTCACCTTATGGGGGAAatgcttctttttgtttgtgatagctattttatcatttccttcatatttttctcttataaaaatgtatttgatactGTGATATGTTCACGAAAAGTATTCTTTAATTATTCTTTGTTATAGTAGAGCTGTTCATTATGGATATTTCTGCTGCCAGTCACAATCTAAATTAATTTTGGCAAAAGATTGGGTACTTAGTTTCCTGTTACTGAGTTAGCTCTACTCTTTTGGACCAAAGCAACATGAGAGCAAGTACTTTTCACACTTGTTAAGATGGAGTTATAACTGTCATACATTTGGAATATTATGATCCCAAGTAGTCTTTTTATAATTTGGATTGTATCGTATGTTAGATTTTTGATAAAATTTGGCCAATTTTTACAGAAGAAATTCTCTGATCATTTAGTTCTGTCtatttagaaatatgtaaaactggatttttttttaagtaatatgtGACCAAAGTTAATTTTGTCCCAAAGGTCTAAATAAAGAGCAGTTTCCCATATTTGGCTGTGATACCTTTATCCTCATTATCTACAAATGAGGAACAGGCTTACTGATAAGAAGCTGAAACAAGAAATTCTCTTCATTTTATCCCAGTGCTATTTTATTGATTAATTACTAAAAAGTattactttctaattttattgctgTTTCTGTTGGTGTGAGATTAGAATCATCTGACTGCTATTAGGTGGTTGATTTGTATAGCTGATTAACACAAATTGCATTATGAGCTAGTAAATGGATCTTTGGATAATGGGGTCCAAATTCTTAATGTTTATAAGTAACAAGTTCAAAGGCTTTAGTCACACCTGTTTGTGAGCTGAGCTATTATACATCTACATACTTAAAGGATGTATTTGgagtgttggattttttttttttttttttttttttgagacggagtctcattctgtcgcccaggctggagtgcagtggcgcgatctcagctaactgcaacctctgcctcccaggttcaagcgattctcctgcctcagcctcccaagtagttgggactacagtcatgtgccactactcctggctaattttttgtatttttagtagagttggggtttcacggtgttagccaggatcgtctcgatctcctgacctcgtgatccacccac from Homo sapiens chromosome 11, GRCh38.p14 Primary Assembly encodes:
- the C11orf58 gene encoding small acidic protein, with translation MSAARESHPHGVKRSASPDDDLGSSNWEAADLGNEERKQKFLRLMGAGKKEHTGRLVIGDHKSTSHFRTGEEDKKINEELESQYQQSMDSKLSGRYRRHCGLGFSEVEDHDGEGDVAGDDDDDDDDSPDPESPDDSESDSESEKEESAEELQAAEHPDEVEDPKNKKDAKSNYKMMFVKSSGS
- the C11orf58 gene encoding small acidic protein isoform X1, giving the protein MGAGKKEHTGRLVIGDHKSTSHFRTGEEDKKINEELESQYQQSMDSKLSGRYRRHCGLGFSEVEDHDGEGDVAGDDDDDDDDSPDPESPDDSESDSESEKEESAEELQAAEHPDEVEDPKNKKDAKSNYKMMFVKSSGS